One Etheostoma cragini isolate CJK2018 chromosome 19, CSU_Ecrag_1.0, whole genome shotgun sequence DNA segment encodes these proteins:
- the nat8l gene encoding N-acetylaspartate synthetase isoform X2 produces MHFTSPKMVCETKIVADEHDAIPGTKKESIMWSSTPSSAALNPSEETDVRKDAVFIREFECGDQEEVRRIFYEGIMERIPNTAFRGLRQQPKTQFLYALLTGSCFWVAVLDGHVVGIVAAKGREDDNRVELRRMSVDSRYRGKGIAKALGRRVLEFAMRNNYAAVVLGTTAVKLAAHKLYESLGFRRTGQSEDYRLPGMNRSPLERLFFQIRYSRYRLQLREE; encoded by the exons ATGCATTTTACGTCTCCCAAAATGGTTTGCGAGACTAAAATTGTTGCGGATGAACACGATGCTATACCTGGGACCAAAAAAGAGTCGATCATGTGGAGCTCTACTCCGTCCAGCGCAGCTCTGAACCCCTCCGAGGAAACGGATGTGAGAAAAGATGCGGTTTTTATCCGCGAGTTCGAGTGCGGGGATCAAGAGGAGGTGCGGCGCATCTTTTATGAGGGCATTATGGAGAGGATACCCAATACGGCGTTTAGGGGGCTCAGGCAGCAGCCCAAGACTCAGTTTTTATATGCTCTTCTGACAG gCTCCTGTTTCTGGGTGGCAGTGCTCGACGGACATGTGGTGGGGATCGTGGCAGCGAAAGGCCGCGAGGATGACAACCGGGTGGAGCTGCGGCGCATGTCGGTGGACTCTCGGTACCGCGGCAAAGGCATTGCAAAGGCACTGGGTCGTCGTGTTCTGGAGTTTGCCATGCGCAACAACTATGCTGCTGTGGTCCTCGGCACGACGGCTGTCAAATTGGCTGCTCACAAGCTGTACGAGTCGCTGGGCTTCCGCCGAACGGGCCAGAGCGAGGACTACAGGCTCCCCGGGATGAACCGCTCACCACTAGAGAGGCTCTTCTTCCAGATCCGCTACAGCCGCTACCGCCTGCAGCTCCGTGAGGAGTGA
- the c19h4orf48 gene encoding neuropeptide-like protein C4orf48 homolog encodes MASSGYLQAAVLLLAVQLLCLRAHADQETGTVIPAESRPCVDCHAFEFMQRALQDLKKTAFNLDARTETLVLRAERRALCDCMPTNSLR; translated from the exons ATGGCGTCCAGTGGATATCTGCAGGCAGCAGTGCTCCTTCTGGCGGTGCAGCTCCTCTGTCTCCGTGCTCATGCGGATCAGGAGACTGGAACTGTCATTCCTGCCGAAA GCCGCCCATGTGTGGACTGTCATGCGTTTGAGTTTATGCAGCGGGCACTGCAAGATCTAAAGAAGACCGCGTTTAACCTTGATGCCAGG ACGGAGACTCTGGTGCTGAGGGCAGAGAGGAGGGCTCTGTGTGACTGTATGCCCACCAACTCACTGCGCTGA
- the nat8l gene encoding N-acetylaspartate synthetase isoform X1, which produces MHFTSPKMVCETKIVADEHDAIPGTKKESIMWSSTPSSAALNPSEETDVRKDAVFIREFECGDQEEVRRIFYEGIMERIPNTAFRGLRQQPKTQFLYALLTVMCFFVTNSFILTCCAPLILMGARYYYSRKVIHGYLDCALHTDMADIEAYYMKPTGSCFWVAVLDGHVVGIVAAKGREDDNRVELRRMSVDSRYRGKGIAKALGRRVLEFAMRNNYAAVVLGTTAVKLAAHKLYESLGFRRTGQSEDYRLPGMNRSPLERLFFQIRYSRYRLQLREE; this is translated from the exons ATGCATTTTACGTCTCCCAAAATGGTTTGCGAGACTAAAATTGTTGCGGATGAACACGATGCTATACCTGGGACCAAAAAAGAGTCGATCATGTGGAGCTCTACTCCGTCCAGCGCAGCTCTGAACCCCTCCGAGGAAACGGATGTGAGAAAAGATGCGGTTTTTATCCGCGAGTTCGAGTGCGGGGATCAAGAGGAGGTGCGGCGCATCTTTTATGAGGGCATTATGGAGAGGATACCCAATACGGCGTTTAGGGGGCTCAGGCAGCAGCCCAAGACTCAGTTTTTATATGCTCTTCTGACAG TAATGTGCTTTTTCGTGACCAATTCCTTCATTCTGACCTGCTGTGCGCCCCTCATTCTCATGGGTGCGCGCTACTACTACAGCAGGAAAGTTATCCACGGTTATCTGGACTGTGCTCTGCACACGGACATGGCTGACATAGAGGCTTATTACATGAAACCCACAG gCTCCTGTTTCTGGGTGGCAGTGCTCGACGGACATGTGGTGGGGATCGTGGCAGCGAAAGGCCGCGAGGATGACAACCGGGTGGAGCTGCGGCGCATGTCGGTGGACTCTCGGTACCGCGGCAAAGGCATTGCAAAGGCACTGGGTCGTCGTGTTCTGGAGTTTGCCATGCGCAACAACTATGCTGCTGTGGTCCTCGGCACGACGGCTGTCAAATTGGCTGCTCACAAGCTGTACGAGTCGCTGGGCTTCCGCCGAACGGGCCAGAGCGAGGACTACAGGCTCCCCGGGATGAACCGCTCACCACTAGAGAGGCTCTTCTTCCAGATCCGCTACAGCCGCTACCGCCTGCAGCTCCGTGAGGAGTGA